A part of Cottoperca gobio chromosome 4, fCotGob3.1, whole genome shotgun sequence genomic DNA contains:
- the LOC115006925 gene encoding LOW QUALITY PROTEIN: uncharacterized protein LOC115006925 (The sequence of the model RefSeq protein was modified relative to this genomic sequence to represent the inferred CDS: substituted 1 base at 1 genomic stop codon) encodes MIPVMEFRQFSEQQPAFRVLKPWWDVFTDYLSVVMLMIGVFGCTLQVMQDKIICLPQRVPRTSENTSEVEVKSLLHLQSNISAVPREMTGLKTDLDLQQYSFINQMCYEKALHWYAKYFPYLVLIHTLIFMVCSNFWFKFPGSSSKIEHFISMLGKCFDSPWTTRALSEVSGENTEEKDHKKSATSRSNIAVSPGEGSLEKTQSLRSIPEKFVVDKPSASALDKKEGEQAKALFEKVKKFRLHVEEGDILYLMYVRQTVFKVFKFLLIIAYNSSLVNKVRNSVRCEVEIQDMTGYNDFECNHTMAHLFSKLSYCYLCLVAVYGLTSLYTSYWLFYRSLKEYSFEYVRQETGINDIPDVKNDFAFMLHMIDQYDPLYSKRFAVFLSEVSENKLKQLNLNHEWTTEKLRQKLQTNGNNRLELQLFMLPGLPDTVFELTELQSLKLEIINNVTILASIAQLEDLQELSLYQCSLKLHTAATSFLKENLKVLRVKFDDNRELPNWMYGLRNLEELYLTGSLSPDASKNIVLESLRDMKCLKTLSLKSNLTKIPQSIVDVSSHLLRLYFHNDGTKLVMLNNLKKMTNLIELELVRCDLERIPHAIFSLTNLQELDLKENNLRSIEEIISFQHLRKLTSLKLWYNGIMYIPEHIKKLGSLERLYFSHNKIEVLPSHLFLCNKLRYLDLSNNDIRFIPPEIGVLQSLQYFSVTCNKIESLPDEIFFCKKLKTLKLGKNSLSTLSPKVSYLALLTYLDLKYNHFEILPQELGCCHALKRSGLIVEETLFETLPSDVRDQMKAEXDALYGSSLLLLSIRARVTERDMLYTILSSDMNNNYTSATSEEITDAKNGRPHHRSETWHINRGVVRYCCHRNNCTRPPEGMFTLTEVASLNDIQPTYRILKPWWDVFMDYLGIVMLMLAIFSGTMQLTKDQVVCLPILEQTPEGSGGFIEPQPPEIADSLWNKESAIGEQAAPLMAKRPPDSIAPTVPFPQSGTFGQPQPTGVRTKLDFQQYVFVNQMCYHVALPWYSKYFPYLALIHTIVLMVSSNFWFKYPKTSSKIEHFVSILGKCFESPWTTKALSETACEDSEENKQRLAGASSLLKHLSTSSEEGSPNQSAPMLTKSGVTFSAEKLVSEVPAMTILDKKDGEQAKALFEKVRKFRAHVEDSDLIYRLYAIQTVIKTIKFILILCYTMTFVASIDFDHVCEPEIKHLTGYTKFHCTHNMAFMLKKLLVSYIALICAYGIICLYTLFWLFRRPLKEYSFEKVREESSFSDIPDVKNDFAFLLHMVDQYDQLYSKRFGVFLSEVSENKLREISLNHEWTFEKLRQHVTRNPQEKLELHLFMLSGVPDAAFDLTDLEILKLELIPEAKITAKISQMINLQELHFYHCPAKVEQTAFTFLRDHLRCLHVKFTDVAEIPSWVYLLKSLRELYLVGNLNSENNKMIGLESLRDLRHLKILHLKSNLTKIPTNITDLSPHLIKLVVHNDGTKLLVLNSLKKMMNLAELELLNCELERIPHAIFSLNNLQELDLKSNNIRTIEEIISFQHLKRLTCLKLWHNKIITIPLSISHVKNLESLYLSHNKLEALPSSLFTLLKLRYLDVSHNSIVVIPPEVGFLQNLQHFAITGNKVEVVPKQLFKCNKLRTLCLGHNCISSIPEKICQLSQLTHLELKGNCLDRLPAQLGQCGLLRRSCLIVEDHLFDLLPMEVKESINQESTVSFPNGCKCLSDGR; translated from the exons ATGATTCCTGTGATGGAATTCCGACAGTTCTCTGAACAGCAGCCAGCATTCAGGGTCCTGAAGCCATGGTGGGATGTGTTCACAGACTACCTGTCGGTAGTAATGCTCATGATTGGTGTGTTTGGATGCACTCTTCAG gtaATGCAAGATAAAATCATATGCCTTCCTCAGAGAGTACCGCGGACTTCGGAGAACACAAGTGAAGTGGAAGTGAAGTCACTGTTACACCTGCAATCCAATATTTCAGCCGTACCAAGAGAAATGACAGGCCTGAAAACCGATCTGGATCTTCAACAGTACAGTTTTATCAATCAGATGTGTTACGAGAAGGCTCTGCATTGGTACGCCAAGTACTTTCCTTATTTGGTTCTTATACACAccctcattttcatggtgtgtAGCAACTTCTGGTTCAAATTCCCCGGCTCGAGCTCTAAGATAGAGCATTTTATCTCCATGCTTGGCAAGTGCTTTGACTCTCCCTGGACCACACGAGCTTTGTCAGAGGTGTCCGGAGAAAATACGGAAGAAAAGGACCATAAAAAGAGCGCAACTTCTAGGTCCAACATTGCCGTGTCTCCTGGAGAAGGAAGTTTGGAGAAGACACAGTCCCTCCGGTCGATCCCAGAAAAGTTTGTAGTTGACAAGCCATCAGCAAGTGCTCTTGATAAAAAAGAGGGTGAACAAGCTAAAGCACTTTTTGAAAAGGTGAAGAAGTTCCGTTTGCACGTTGAGGAAGGAGACATCCTTTATCTTATGTACGTTCGGCAGACAGTGTTCAAGGTGTTCAAATTCCTCCTGATCATTGCCTATAATAGTTCTCTAGTGAATAAAGTGCGGAATAGTGTGCGTTGTGAAGTTGAGATCCAGGACATGACAGGCTACAACGACTTTGAATGTAATCACACAATGGCTCATCTGTTTTCTAAGCTTTCTTACTGTTACCTGTGTTTAGTGGCTGTCTATGGATTAACAAGCCTATACACCTCTTACTGGCTGTTTTACCGCTCACTGAAAGAATACTCCTTTGAGTATGTGCGACAGGAAACAGGCATCAATGACATCCCAGACGTCAAGAACGACTTTGCTTTCATGCTACACATGATTGATCAATATGACCCACTGTATTCTAAAAGATTTGCAGTTTTTCTATCCGAGGTCAGTGAGAACAAACTTAAACAGCTCAACCTCAACCATGAGTGGACCACAGAGAAATTGCGACAGAAACTGCAGACTAACGGCAACAACAGACTGGAACTTCAGCTGTTCATGCTCCCGGGGTTACCTGACACTGTCTTTGAGTTGACAGAGCTGCAGTCACTCAAGCTAGAGATCATCAACAATGTCACCATCCTTGCCTCAATCGCTCAGCTGGAAGACCTTCAGGAGCTGTCTCTTTACCAATGCTCTTTAAAGTTGCACACAGCAGCTACCTCCTTCCTCAAAGAGAACCTGAAAGTGCTCCGTGTGAAATTTGATGATAACAGAGAACTTCCAAACTGGATGTATGGCCTGCGCAACTTAGAGGAGCTCTATCTCACAGGATCTCTAAGTCCTGATGCATCCAAAAACATAGTGCTTGAGTCACTGCGGGACATGAAGTGTTTGAAAACTCTCTCCCTTAAAAGTAATTTGACCAAGATACCCCAGTCTATAGTGGATGTTTCCAGCCATCTGCTGCGGCTATACTTTCACAATGATGGCACTAAGTTAGTAATGCTCAACAACCTGAAAAAGATGACCAACCTGATCGAGCTGGAGCTAGTGCGTTGTGATCTGGAACGCATCCCGCATGCAATCTTCAGCCTAACGAATCTGCAAGAGCTTGACCTGAAAGAGAATAACCTTCGATCAATAGAGGAGATAATCAGCTTCCAACATCTTCGAAAACTCACTTCCCTCAAACTTTGGTACAATGGTATCATGTATATCCCAGAGCATATCAAAAAGCTTGGCAGTCTAGAGCGCCTTTACTTCAGCCACAACAAGATCGAGGTATTGCCTTCGCACCTGTTCTTGTGCAACAAGCTGCGCTACCTGGACCTGTCCAACAATGACATCCGATTCATCCCTCCAGAAATTGGAGTCCTTCAGAGTCTACAGTATTTCTCTGTCACCTGTAACAAAATCGAAAGTCTTCCAGATGAGATCTTCTTTTGCAAAAAGCTCAAAACACTAAAGCTTGGGAAAAACTCACTGTCCACACTCTCGCCAAAAGTTTCCTACCTAGCTCTACTGACATATTTGGACCTCAAATACAACCACTTTGAGATTCTGCCACAGGAGCTTGGTTGCTGTCATGCTTTGAAGCGCAGTGGCCTTATAGTGGAAGAGACACTGTTTGAAACTCTGCCTTCTGATGTCAGGGACCAAATGAAGGCTGAGTGAGATGCCTTATA TGGGTCATCTCTTCTCCTACTGTCAATCCGTGCTAGGGTTACTGAACGCGATATGCTGTACACCATATTATCTTCTGATATGAACAACAACTACACCAGCGCAACATCAGAAGAGAT AACTGATGCGAAGAATGGACGGCCTCATCATCGCAGCGAAACATGGCATATAAACAGAGGCGTCGTTCGGTACTGCTGCCATCGAAATAACTGCACCAGACCTCCTGAAG GAATGTTCACCCTCACAGAAGTAGCCTCCCTGAATGACATCCAGCCAACGTACCGGATACTGAAACCATGGTGGGATGTCTTCATGGATTATCTTGGTATCGTCATGTTGATGTTGGCCATATTTTCTGGAACGATGCAGTTGACAAAGGACCAAGTCGTTTGTCTTCCCATTCTGGAACAAACTCCAGAGGGATCTGGGGGCTTCATAGAACCCCAACCACCAGAGATAGCTGATAGTTTATGGAACAAAGAAAGCGCCATTGGAGAGCAAGCCGCTCCGTTAATGGCTAAAAGGCCTCCTGATAGCATCGCCCCTACAGTTCCCTTCCCACAGTCTGGTACATTTGGACAGCCTCAGCCTACAGGTGTCAGGACCAAGCTGGATTTTCAGCAGTATGTTTTCGTCAATCAGATGTGCTACCATGTTGCCCTTCCTTGGTATTCCAAATATTTCCCATACCTCGCTCTAATCCACACTATTGTATTAATGGTCAGTAGCAATTTCTGGTTCAAGTACCCAAAGACAAGTTCCAaaatagaacattttgtttCCATACTGGGAAAGTGTTTCGAATCGCCCTGGACTACCAAAGCACTGTCCGAGACTGCCTGCGAGGACTCGGAGGAGAACAAGCAGAGACTGGCCGGTGCCTCCTCCCTCCTGAAGCATCTGTCCACAagcagcgaggagggcagtccaAACCAGTCCGCCCCAATGCTGACCAAATCTGGGGTCACGTTttctgctgaaaagcttgtaAGTGAAGTTCCCGCCATGACCATACTGGACAAGAAGGATGGCGAGCAAGCTAAAGCCCTGTTCGAAAAGGTCAGGAAATTCCGTGCCCACGTGGAAGACAGTGACTTGATCTACAGGCTGTATGCCATTCAGACAGTCATCAAAACAATCAAGTTCATTTTGATCCTGTGCTACACGATGACTTTTGTTGCTTCTATAGATTTTGACCATGTGTGTGAGCCTGAAATAAAGCATTTGACAGGATACACAAAGTTCCATTGTACACACAACATGGCGTTCATGTTAAAGAAACTCCTTGTTAGTTATATTGCTCTCATATGCGCTTATGGCATAATCTGTTTATACACACTGTTCTGGCTTTTCCGACGACCACTGAAGGAGTATTCTTTTGAAAAAGTCAGAGAAGAGAGCAGCTTCAGTGACATTCCAGATGTTAAGAATGACTTTGCGTTCCTCCTCCACATGGTCGATCAGTACGACCAGCTGTATTCTAAGCgttttggtgtttttctctctgaggTGAGTGAGAACAAACTTCGGGAGATCAGCCTGAACCACGAGTGGACCTTTGAGAAGTTGCGGCAGCATGTGACACGCAATCCTCAAGAAAAGTTGGAACTCCATCTGTTTATGCTCTCCGGAGTGCCAGATGCTGCGTTTGATCTCACCGATTTGGAAATCCTTAAACTGGAATTAATCCCAGAGGCAAAGATAACAGCTAAGATCTCACAAATGATAAACCTCCAGGAACTGCACTTCTATCACTGTCCTGCCAAAGTTGAACAGACTGCATTCACTTTCCTTCGTGATCACCTCCGGTGCCTTCATGTCAAATTCACAGATGTCGCTGAGATCCCTAGTTGGGTATATTTGTTGAAAAGTTTAAGGGAACTGTACTTGGTTGGTAACCTGAactctgaaaacaacaaaatgatcGGACTCGAGTCTCTGCGAGACCTCAGGCACTTAAAGATTCTACATCTCAAAAGCAACCTCACAAAGATCCCGACAAACATAACGGATCTGTCTCCGCATCTGATCAAGTTGGTCGTTCACAATGACGGTACAAAGCTCTTAGTTCTCAATAgtttaaagaaaatgatgaaTCTCGCCGAACTGGAGCTTCTTAACTGTGAGCTGGAGCGAATACCCCACGCTATTTTCAGTTTGAACAACCTTCAGGAACTGGATCTAAAATCCAACAACATTCGTACCATCGAGGAGATCATCAGCTTTCAGCACCTCAAGAGACTGACGTGCCTCAAACTTTGGCACAATAAGATCATCACCATTCCGTTGTCAATTAGCCATGTCAAAAACCTTGAGTCCCTCTATCTCTCACACAACAAGCTCGAGGCTCTACCCTCATCCTTATTCACCCTTCTCAAGTTGAGGTACCTCGATGTTAGCCACAACTCTATAGTGGTGATACCGCCGGAGGTTGGCTTTCTGCAGAACCTCCAACATTTTGCGATTACTGGCAACAAAGTTGAGGTGGTTCCCAAGCAACTGTTCAAGTGCAACAAACTGAGGACCTTGTGTCTCGGCCACAACTGCATCTCCTCCATTCCAGAGAAAATATGCCAACTCTCTCAGCTGACACACCTGGAACTGAAGGGGAACTGTCTGGATCGTCTCCCAGCTCAGCTCGGTCAGTGCGGCCTCCTGCGCAGAAGCTGCCTGATTGTGGAGGATCATCTCTTTGACTTGCTCCCCATGGAGGTCAAAGAGAGCATCAATCAGGAATCTACTGTTTCTTTTCCAAATGGCTGCAAGTGTCTAAGTGATGGACGGTAG